The following is a genomic window from Bosea sp. RAC05.
CGCATCCAGGCGCTGCTGCTGCCGGTCAAGATGCTGGTGCTCAGCGGGCACTGACAGGGGCGTGGCCCAGGGTGCCTGATGGGGTTGGGTGAGGACAACCACGCCGTCATCCCGGGATGACGGCCGTTTGTCCGCTCGGGATCACCGAACGCTAATCCCCGCCGCCTCCACCGCAGCTACCGCCGTCACCGCCGCCATCGCTTGATCCGCTGTCGGAACGGCCGCTATCGCCCATCCCGTCCGTTCCGCCGTCATAGGACGAACTGGAGAAATCTCCGCCGCATTGCGTGCCGGCGTCGCCGTGGCGGCGAAGCTGCGCGCAATCGGGCTCGTAGCGATAGCCGCCGGGGATGTTCAGCTTGGTGTCGAGCGCAAACAGCAGCGGGAGGCGTGTCGGCTTGACCGGGTTGATGCCGTCGAGCCGGCAGCACTGCAGCCAGACCCGACGAAGCCCGGCATTGTCCCGTTTGCGCCCCGGCGCGAGGGCGACGGCCGGCGTGTGGTGGAGGAATCCGCCGAAGGCCTCCTGGCAGAACGCCTGATAGGCTCGGGTGTAGAGGATGAACTCGTGCCAAAGGTCGTCGGCGACTTGCGAGGGCATCGCGACATAGGCGCGGCCGCTGTTGAGATAGGCCAGGAAGAACTGCCGCAGGCCCTGTGCGAC
Proteins encoded in this region:
- a CDS encoding glycine-rich domain-containing protein: MMVPWILGLVAIPLATLLIAGALFWPSYRRLQRAEFIRTYEWPPGLLDKLAGHHRGFTRKDSALVAQGLRQFFLAYLNSGRAYVAMPSQVADDLWHEFILYTRAYQAFCQEAFGGFLHHTPAVALAPGRKRDNAGLRRVWLQCCRLDGINPVKPTRLPLLFALDTKLNIPGGYRYEPDCAQLRRHGDAGTQCGGDFSSSSYDGGTDGMGDSGRSDSGSSDGGGDGGSCGGGGGD